A window of Tripterygium wilfordii isolate XIE 37 chromosome 7, ASM1340144v1, whole genome shotgun sequence contains these coding sequences:
- the LOC120001932 gene encoding isopentenyl phosphate kinase isoform X3 has product MEAINETTVAVLPSQSKPIRCIVKLGGAAITCKNELENINEDSLELVASHLRQAMNIGSCSEKVVSLDWSKRPGISEVSCNVDDFKDQFTEDPRSFVVVHGAGSFGHFQASKSGVHKGGLNQPLVKAGFVATRISVLHGDAVLDELQGCTILSGDVIIRHLAASMKPEFVVFLTDVFGVYDRPPAEPNAVLLKEIAVCEDGSWSVVQPALENMNKQVEITVAAHDTTGGMVTKISEAAMIAKLGIDVYIVKAATSHALRALSGEVRGTIPDDWLGTVIRFARY; this is encoded by the exons ATGGAGGCTATTAACGAGACCACCGTCGCCGTCCTCCCCAGTCAGAGTAAACCGATCCGTTGCATCGTAAAACTTG GGGGAGCAGCGATTACCTGTAAAAACGAACTAGAGAATATAAATGAAGACAGTCTTGAGCTAGTTGCATCACATTTGAGGCAAGCAATGAATATTGGGTCTTGCTCTGAGAAAGTTGTTAGCTTGGATTGGAGCAAGAGACCTGGAATTTCAGAGGTTTCCTGCAATGTTGATGATTTCAAAGATCAATTCACGGAGGACCCTCGCAGTTTTGTTGTTGTTCACGGGGCAG GTTCGTTTGGGCATTTTCAAGCTAGCAAATCAGGGGTCCATAAAGGAGGATTGAACCAGCCCCTTGTCAAGGCTGGTTTTGTTGCCACTCGGATTTCT GTTTTGCATGGAGATGCAGTACTTGATGAATTACAG GGATGCACAATATTGAGCGGAGATGTCATCATACGTCATCTTGCTGCTTCTATGAAGCCTGAATTTGTTGTCTTCCTT ACAGATGTTTTCGGTGTTTATGACCGTCCACCTGCAGAACCTAATGCAGTACTCTTGAAGGAGATAG CTGTGTGCGAGGATGGTAGCTGGTCTGTTGTGCAACCAGCACTTGAGAACATGAATAAGCAAG TTGAAATAACTGTGGCAGCCCATGACACAACTGGTGGAATGGTGACCAAGATATCAGAAGCTGCAATGATCGCGAAACTTGGAATAGACGTTTATATCGTGAAG GCAGCAACAAGCCATGCATTGAGGGCCTTAAGTGGAGAAGTGAGAGGCACTATTCCTGATGACTGGCTTGGAACTGTCATCCGATTTGCAAGGTATTAG
- the LOC120001932 gene encoding isopentenyl phosphate kinase isoform X2, translated as MEAINETTVAVLPSQSKPIRCIVKLGGAAITCKNELENINEDSLELVASHLRQAMNIGSCSEKVVSLDWSKRPGISEVSCNVDDFKDQFTEDPRSFVVVHGAEGIPSIGMSPFPCGWSTRHRNIASADLSAVAKAVDCGFVPVLHGDAVLDELQGCTILSGDVIIRHLAASMKPEFVVFLTDVFGVYDRPPAEPNAVLLKEIAVCEDGSWSVVQPALENMNKQVEITVAAHDTTGGMVTKISEAAMIAKLGIDVYIVKAATSHALRALSGEVRGTIPDDWLGTVIRFARY; from the exons ATGGAGGCTATTAACGAGACCACCGTCGCCGTCCTCCCCAGTCAGAGTAAACCGATCCGTTGCATCGTAAAACTTG GGGGAGCAGCGATTACCTGTAAAAACGAACTAGAGAATATAAATGAAGACAGTCTTGAGCTAGTTGCATCACATTTGAGGCAAGCAATGAATATTGGGTCTTGCTCTGAGAAAGTTGTTAGCTTGGATTGGAGCAAGAGACCTGGAATTTCAGAGGTTTCCTGCAATGTTGATGATTTCAAAGATCAATTCACGGAGGACCCTCGCAGTTTTGTTGTTGTTCACGGGGCAG AGGGTATTCCTTCTATTGGAATGTCTCCATTTCCATGTGGTTGGTCAACCAGACACAGAAAT ATTGCCTCAGCTGATTTGTCAGCAGTTGCTAAGGCGGTTGATTGTGGATTTGTACCT GTTTTGCATGGAGATGCAGTACTTGATGAATTACAG GGATGCACAATATTGAGCGGAGATGTCATCATACGTCATCTTGCTGCTTCTATGAAGCCTGAATTTGTTGTCTTCCTT ACAGATGTTTTCGGTGTTTATGACCGTCCACCTGCAGAACCTAATGCAGTACTCTTGAAGGAGATAG CTGTGTGCGAGGATGGTAGCTGGTCTGTTGTGCAACCAGCACTTGAGAACATGAATAAGCAAG TTGAAATAACTGTGGCAGCCCATGACACAACTGGTGGAATGGTGACCAAGATATCAGAAGCTGCAATGATCGCGAAACTTGGAATAGACGTTTATATCGTGAAG GCAGCAACAAGCCATGCATTGAGGGCCTTAAGTGGAGAAGTGAGAGGCACTATTCCTGATGACTGGCTTGGAACTGTCATCCGATTTGCAAGGTATTAG
- the LOC120001609 gene encoding cell division topological specificity factor homolog, chloroplastic-like, whose protein sequence is MAFSGDLRVSATLAFYHKHPLPSSLSSKVDFASFLNGGSSVTESTRKWPCMAFDGDKVHGKLFSGITGDYKLSSDTASNKAESFLLSAINMNFFERLNLAWKIVFPPPASRRRSNAWTAKQRLKMILFSDRCAVSDEAKRLIVKNIVQALSEFVEIESQDKVQLSVSTDSDLGTVYSVTVPVGRVKPEYQDAEEIGSITNIEYKDTGESSGSVDVRFDFYVPDEKPW, encoded by the exons ATGGCTTTTTCGGGGGATCTGAGGGTCTCTGCAACACTGGCTTTCTACCACAAGCACCCTCTTCCAAGCTCTTTGTCCTCAAAG GTGGACTTTGCCAGTTTCCTGAATGGAGGTTCGAGCGTAACTGAAAGCACACGCAAGTGGCCTTGCATGGCCTTTGATGGCGATAAAGTACATGGAAAATTGTTTTCTGGAATCACTGGAGACTACAAGTTGTCTTCAGATACTGCTAGCAATAAAGCTGAGAGCTTTCTCCTCAGTGCCATAAACATGAATTTCTTTGAGCGTTTGAATTTGGCTTGGAAGATAGTATTCCCACCACCAGCATCAAGGAGGAGGTCAAATGCGTGGACCGCCAAGCAGCGCTTGAAGATGATTCTCTTCTCTGATCGTTGTGCTGTAAGTGATGAGGCAAAGCGGTTGATTGTGAAGAATATTGTTCAAGCTTTGTCAGAATTTGTGGAGATAGAATCACAGGATAAAGTCCAACTCAGTGTCTCTACCGATTCAGATCTAGGAACTGTTTACTCTGTGACAGTGCCTGTCGGGCGAGTGAAGCCTGAGTATCAAGATGCTGAAGAGATTGGATCAATAACAAACATAGAGTATAAAGATACAGGAGAAAGTTCTGGTTCCGTTGATGTCCGGTTCGACTTCTACGTCCCTGATGAAAAGCCTTGGTGA
- the LOC120001933 gene encoding eukaryotic translation initiation factor 5A-2-like, whose protein sequence is MSDEEHHFESKADAGASKTYPQQAGAIRKNGYIVIKNRPCKVVEVSTSKTGKHGHAKCHFVAIDIFNGKKLEDIVPSSHNCDVPHVNRTDYQLIDISEDGFVSLLTDNGNTKDDLRLPTDESLLAQIKDGFGEGKDLVVTVMSAMGEEQICALKDIGPKN, encoded by the exons ATGTCGGACGAGGAACACCACTTCGAGTCCAAGGCCGACGCAGGAGCTTCCAAAACTTACCCGCAGCAGGCTGGCGCCATCCGCAAGAACGGTTACATTGTCATCAAGAACCGCCCTTGCAAG GTAGTGGAGGTTTCAACTTCCAAAACTGGAAAGCATGGTCATGCCAAATGTCATTTTGTGGCGATTGACATTTTCAATGGCAAGAAGCTTGAGGATATTGTTCCTTCTTCCCACAACTGTGAT GTGCCCCATGTCAATCGTACTGACTATCAGCTGATTGATATATCTGAAGATGGATTT GTTAGTCTGCTGACTGATAATGGGAATACCAAGGATGACCTTAGGCTTCCAACTGATGAAAGTCTGCTTGCACAG ATCAAGGATGGATTTGGCGAGGGAAAAGATCTGGTTGTGACTGTGATGTCTGCTATGGGAGAGGAGCAGATCTGCGCTCTCAAGGACATTGGTCCAAAGAATTGA
- the LOC120001932 gene encoding isopentenyl phosphate kinase isoform X1, with translation MEAINETTVAVLPSQSKPIRCIVKLGGAAITCKNELENINEDSLELVASHLRQAMNIGSCSEKVVSLDWSKRPGISEVSCNVDDFKDQFTEDPRSFVVVHGAGSFGHFQASKSGVHKGGLNQPLVKAGFVATRISVTTLNLEIVRALAREGIPSIGMSPFPCGWSTRHRNIASADLSAVAKAVDCGFVPVLHGDAVLDELQGCTILSGDVIIRHLAASMKPEFVVFLTDVFGVYDRPPAEPNAVLLKEIAVCEDGSWSVVQPALENMNKQVEITVAAHDTTGGMVTKISEAAMIAKLGIDVYIVKAATSHALRALSGEVRGTIPDDWLGTVIRFARY, from the exons ATGGAGGCTATTAACGAGACCACCGTCGCCGTCCTCCCCAGTCAGAGTAAACCGATCCGTTGCATCGTAAAACTTG GGGGAGCAGCGATTACCTGTAAAAACGAACTAGAGAATATAAATGAAGACAGTCTTGAGCTAGTTGCATCACATTTGAGGCAAGCAATGAATATTGGGTCTTGCTCTGAGAAAGTTGTTAGCTTGGATTGGAGCAAGAGACCTGGAATTTCAGAGGTTTCCTGCAATGTTGATGATTTCAAAGATCAATTCACGGAGGACCCTCGCAGTTTTGTTGTTGTTCACGGGGCAG GTTCGTTTGGGCATTTTCAAGCTAGCAAATCAGGGGTCCATAAAGGAGGATTGAACCAGCCCCTTGTCAAGGCTGGTTTTGTTGCCACTCGGATTTCT GTTACAACGCTTAATCTTGAAATTGTTCGAGCACTAGCCAGAG AGGGTATTCCTTCTATTGGAATGTCTCCATTTCCATGTGGTTGGTCAACCAGACACAGAAAT ATTGCCTCAGCTGATTTGTCAGCAGTTGCTAAGGCGGTTGATTGTGGATTTGTACCT GTTTTGCATGGAGATGCAGTACTTGATGAATTACAG GGATGCACAATATTGAGCGGAGATGTCATCATACGTCATCTTGCTGCTTCTATGAAGCCTGAATTTGTTGTCTTCCTT ACAGATGTTTTCGGTGTTTATGACCGTCCACCTGCAGAACCTAATGCAGTACTCTTGAAGGAGATAG CTGTGTGCGAGGATGGTAGCTGGTCTGTTGTGCAACCAGCACTTGAGAACATGAATAAGCAAG TTGAAATAACTGTGGCAGCCCATGACACAACTGGTGGAATGGTGACCAAGATATCAGAAGCTGCAATGATCGCGAAACTTGGAATAGACGTTTATATCGTGAAG GCAGCAACAAGCCATGCATTGAGGGCCTTAAGTGGAGAAGTGAGAGGCACTATTCCTGATGACTGGCTTGGAACTGTCATCCGATTTGCAAGGTATTAG